The genomic DNA GGAAGATGCGAGATATAATTACACCAGCGTTTAAGGATTTCGTCTGGGTTTGAGAAACATGAATTGACGTTATTAAGACGATTAGTATTCGCGGACTGAACACGTCGTTGCCTTCGTGCGTACATCCCGAACCTATCAACCGGGTCTTTTACCCGTGTCTTTAATGAAGTCTCTTGTTCAGGCTGAGTTTCAAGCTTAGATGCTTTCAGCTTTTATCTCTTGGCGCGTAGCTGCCCGGCGTTGCCTTGTCAGACAACCGGTAGACCAGTGGCGCCGAATGAAAGTTCCTCTCGTACTATTTCATTCTTGCCTTCAGACTTCCAACACTCCTTATAGATAGTAACCGACCTGTCTCACGACGGTCTAAACCCAGCTCACGATCCCCTTTAATAGGCGAACAACCTCACCCTTGGCTGCTGCTGCACAGCCAGGATGGAAAGAACCGACATCGAGGTAGCAAGCCGCCGGGTCGATATGTGCTCTTGCCGGCGACGACTCTGTTATCCCCGGGGTAGCTTTTCTGTAGTCAATAGCCCTCATCAACAGGGCGTATTGGTTCGTTAGACCCGAGTTTCCTCTCGCGATTTCTTGCTATGCGAAATCGCGTCAGGCCAACTTTTGCTCTTGACACTCTTCAGCGGGTTTCTGACCCGCTTGAGTTGACCTTAGGGCACCCTTGATATTTTTTCGAGGGTGTGGCGCCCCACCCAAACTGCCTACCTATCGATGTCCTGATAAATCAGTTAGAATTACAATAAAACCAGGATGGTGTCTCATCGGTGACTAACCAACCCCCACAAGGGTTGGATCGACGTCTCCCATCTACCCTGCGCAGGTAATACCGTAACCCAACGACAGGCTGCAGTAAAGCTCCACGGGGTCTTCACTTCCCATAAGGAGTCACTAGTCTCTGCACTAGTACAAAAGGTTCAACGGGTATGTGTTAGGGACAGTATCGCTCTCGTTATTCCATTCATGCAAGTCGCCAATTAAGCGACAAGGTACTACGCTACCTTAAGAGGGTCATAGTTACCCCCGCCGTTTACGAGTCCTTCGTCCGGTTGAACCCGGTGTTCAGATACTCGCACTGGGCAGGAATCACAGACTATACGAGTCCTTTCGGAGTTGCAGTCTGCTATGTTGTTATTAGACAGTCGGAGCGATCTTGTCACTGCGACCTGCCCAATCGCTGGGCAGGCACCCCTTATCCCAAAGTTACAGGGCTAATTTGCCGAGTTCCCTTAACACATTTACTCCCGACACGCCTTCGCCTTCTCAGCGAGGGGCACCTGTGTCAGTTCTCGGTACGGACCGTATCACCCTTTTCACGGGCTCCTGGAATCAGCATTGTTACCCCATCACCGTTTTGAAAAATTCTCACCATTACGGTACTCCAATTTCATATCCGGCTTAGACGGAGCGATGACTCCGCAATGCCTATCCGAAAGCGTCAGGATTGTTTGATACAGGTACAGGAATATTAACCTGTTTCCCTTTCGGCGTACTCGAATTACGGTACGTCTTAGGACCGACTAACCCTCGACTGACGAACATTGTCGAGGAAACCTAGCCCCTGCGGCGGATTGGATTCTCACCAATCTTAAGCTTCTACTACTGCCAGAATTTTCATTCCTGCACGGTCCACAGGATCTTGCAACCCTGCTTCCGCCCATGCAGGACGCCTCTCTACGCCATCATACTTGCGTATGGTCCGTGGTATCTGTGGCAGGCTTAAGCCCCGTCCATTTTCAGCGCCCTGAATCTTGACTGGTAAGCTGTTACGCACTTTTTAAAGGGTAGCTGCTTCTAAGCTCACCTCCCAGTTGTCTTTGACCCAGGACTACTTTCAGTGTTTACACTGAGCCTGCACTGAGGGACATTAACCACGGTCTGGGTTGTCTCCCTTACGCATTACAAGCTTACCCCGTAATGCGGACTTCCGATCGTCTCTGATGACAGGGAATTTGGAGTTTGACAGGAGAGTGAGGAATTTCTTCCCCAGCTTCCCCAATCAGTGCTCTACCTCACTGTCGATCTCAGATCAGGTCATGCTACGGCATGTTTCGAGAGGAACCAGCTGATGCCCGGCTCGATTAATCTTTCACTCCTATACGCAGGTCACGCGAATGATTTGCATATCAAAACCGCTTGCGGTCCTCCACGCACCTTTCGGCACGCTTCAACCTGCCCACGCATAGATCGCCGGGATTCGGGTCTTATCCTGCTGACTCCACGCACTGGTAGTACGTCGTCCCTGACCTTACGGCTGCGGACTTGTTGGTTTCCCTCTGGCTTCTTTCATAGAAATTAACCGTCGCCAACAGAATAAACTCTCTGGCCCGTTCTTCAAAACGTACGATACGACACCGGCAACAAAACCCGTACTTGAGTCTCGCAACTCGTTCCTTCGCTTTGAAGATCCTTTCGTGCCGTATCACGCGATAACCTGTCAGTTTCAGGCACTTTTCAACACCTTTCCAGGGTTGCTTTTCAGCTTTCGCTCACGCTACTACTACGCTATCGGTTTCGGGGAGTATTTAGTTTTGGAGGTTGATGACCCCCACATTCACGCGGGAATTCCGACCCACGCTACTCAGGATACCGCTAAAGTCTGCATGCATACACATACGGGACTGTCACCCTCTCTGGTATACCGTTCCAGGCAACTTCAGTTCTGAATGCAAATCTTATGCCGCGGTCCATACACCACATCTCCCGAAGGATTCGGTTTGAACTCTGTCGTGTTCGATCGCCTCTACTAACGACATCCCGGTTGGTTTCTTCTCCTGCCCCTACTAAGATGTTTCAATTCGGGGCGTTCCCTTTCCGATGGCGGAATGATGCTTTATGCATCTGGATGTCCTATTCGGGGATCTCCGGTTCAATGACTCCATGCGTCTACCCGGAGCTTATCGCAGCTTGGCACGCCCTTCGTCGGCACCCGAACCGAGCCATCCACTGACAGGCGTAAGAACGTCTTTTTGTAGTTTCTTCAAACCCATGTAACGTCCAGAAACGCCTAGTGATTTTCTCTACGCATCTCCTCTACACAGCGTATCATCGCCCCGGTTTCACGGGGTCTCAAGCCCTTCCCCGGTTCTGTCGCCAGACCGGGTGCATCGAAAAATACCAGTGGACCCGTGGGGATTTGAACCCCAGGCCTCGGCGTTGCAAACGCCGCGCTCTTCCAGCTGAGCTACGAGCCCTCTGATTCCATTCCGGAACACTGATAACTCTATGGTCTGTCTCCATCTGCCACAACTTTCATTTCGTTAGGAGGTGATCCAGCCGCAGATTCCCCTACGGCTACCTTGTTACGACTTAACCCCCCTTGCAAAACCCAGATTCGAACATATCACTGATACATCCTCATCAAGACCTCACTCGGGTGGTTTGACGGGCGGTGTGTGCAAGGAGCAGGGACATATTCACCGCGCTATGTTGAAACGCGATTACTACGGATTCCAGCTTCATGCGGGTGAGTTACAACCCGCAATCCGAACTTCGGACAGGTTTAGGAGATTATCCTCACCTCTCGGTGTCGAAACCCATTGTCCTGTCCATTGTAGCCCGCGTGTAGCCCGGATAATTCGGGGCATGCTGACCTACCGTTGCCCATTCCTTCCTCCCCTTTAGCAGAGGCGGTCCGAGCAGTGTCCCCATCAACCCGAAGGTCAAGCTGGCAACTGCTCGCGTGGGTCTCGCTCGTTGCCTGACTAAACAGGATGCTTCACAGTACGAACTGACGACGGCCATGCACCTCCTCTCAGCTAGTCAAGTAGAGTCTTCATCCCGACTATCATGCAGCTGTCTTATCCGGTGAGATTTCCGGCGTTGAGTCCGATTAAACCGCAGGCTCCACCCGTTGTGGTGCTCCCCCGCCAATTCCTTTAAGTTTCAGCCTTGCGACCGTACTCCCCAGGCGGCGCGTTTCACGGTTTCCCTTCGGCACCTCAGTGACACGTGGTCACTGACACACCTAACGCGCATCGTTTACAGCTGGGACTACCCGGGTATCTAATCCGGTTTGCTCCCCCAGCTTTCGTCCCTCACTGTCGGACCCGTTCTGGTGAGATGCCTTCGCCATAGGTGGTCCCACCGGGATTACAGGATTTCACTCCTACCCCGGCAGTACCTCTCACCTCTCCCGGTCCCTAGAAATACAGTTTCCCCTGAACGCCCACCGGTTAAGCCGGCGGATTTCTCAAGGGACTTGTATATCCAGCTACGGACCCTTTAAGCCCAGTAATAGCGGCCACCACTCGAGCCGCCGGTATTACCGCGGCGGCTGGCACCGGTCTTGCCCGGCCCTTTCTTCACCAGTTATTTACACTGGTGGACAGCCAGCCTGTGCTGGCACTCGGGGTTTCCTTATCACGGTTGCCCGCATGGTAAAGTTTTCGCGCCTGCTGCGCCCCGTAGGGCCTGGATTCGTGTCTCAGAATCCATCTCCGGGCTCTTGCTCCCACAACCCGTACCGATGACAGGCTTGTTGGGCCGTTACCCCAACAACTACCTAATCGGCCGCAGACTCATCCTGAAGCGACGGATCTTTCGTTCGCATAACATTCCAGTCAGCACGAACTATGGAGTATTACCCCCAGTTTCCCGGGATTATCCTCCTCTTCAGGGCAGATTGTCCACGTGTTACTGAGCAGTACGCCGAGGTCTTGCACCTCTCGACTCGCATGGCTTAGTCAAACCCCGATAGCAGTGGCCTCTGGCAGGATCAACCAGAATTTCTATTTTTCTCGCACACTGTATCTCTTAAAGTATTGGCAGATGCAGACAGATATCCACATTACCAGTATTCCTATGTCAGAACCGATACTGCACCACAGTGCATTCGTCGGGTCTCCATTAAAACGGCCTCTTACGTTGCTCGCTGAAGGTTATATACTTTCGTATCGCCCTTCCCGAACAATCATTCCCAGGCCGCCGACTCCTGATGTTTCAGGAAGCGTGTGGGATAACAAAGTTGTAATCATGAGTATTTGTAGTTGTCGAAATGATTCTGATGATGATAACAGGCCGTCAGAAACTAATACAACCGTATAACAATACTAAACATTCTCAAAAAAGACCTACAAAGAAGGTATGGCGTTGTGTTGATGCGAGGAGTAGCAGACATGAATACTAACATATCAGCTTGGTGTAGATTACACCATACCTCTCTTTGTGGTATTACATACTCCTTTTGTATCAGTGAACGTATAAGGTTTCTTATTCGTAATTGAAAATTAATAGACAGATTTTGGAGAAATAAAGCATCGGAGTGATATTTAAACATTTTTGCTTTAAACAAAACCCTGTATTCATGCAGAACAAAAAATCAGAATTGAAAATAATCTACAAATTCTTATTTTTCTTTTAAACCGGCTGCATTTCTATGATAATTCCCAAGCTCACTCTTTAGCAGCATTCGTCCTGAAAAAACCGGTCCGTCTTTACAAACGCATACACCATCCGGGTCGATACAACATGACCCACATAATCCAACCCCGCATTTCATATACCGATGCATGCTGAACTGTGATTTTCCAATGGCATTCCGGTTATCAAGAACAGACAACACAGAACGCATCATCGGATCAGGACCACAGACTACAATGGTCTCATATTCATCAAGATCGATTTCATCAAGCAAACCAGCAACATACCCATGAAAACCGGCAGATCCATCATCGGTCGCAACACGGACATCACACGCAGATGAAAGAATACTCAGGAAGATCAGTTCATCAGCTGTTCTGGCACCAAGAAGGAAGGTAACATCAGGATACTCAAGCCCGATCCGGAGAAGGGGAGCTGTCCCAACTCCCCCTGCAATGGCAAGAATTCTTCCCTGAAGGGCAAACCCATTCCCAAATGGCCCCCGTATGCCGATTTTGTCTCCAGGTTTCATGGATACTAACGCTGATGTTGCCTCACCTACGCGCTGAACGGTAACTGCATTGGGGTATGACAAAGCCATTGGAATCTCATCGGTGCCCACAACCCAGACCATGACAAACTGGCCGGGATTAGCAGAGAAAATATGATCGAAAAAGA from Methanospirillum hungatei JF-1 includes the following:
- a CDS encoding dihydroorotate dehydrogenase electron transfer subunit yields the protein MSDGLPVPVTITRVVQESPGVSTIFFDHIFSANPGQFVMVWVVGTDEIPMALSYPNAVTVQRVGEATSALVSMKPGDKIGIRGPFGNGFALQGRILAIAGGVGTAPLLRIGLEYPDVTFLLGARTADELIFLSILSSACDVRVATDDGSAGFHGYVAGLLDEIDLDEYETIVVCGPDPMMRSVLSVLDNRNAIGKSQFSMHRYMKCGVGLCGSCCIDPDGVCVCKDGPVFSGRMLLKSELGNYHRNAAGLKEK